CTGCCAGGACCGCTCCATGGAACGACATTCTCGACTTCTGGTTTCCCGAAGGCCGATCGCTAGAGGTGGATGCCGAAATCCATCGCAAATATTGGTCATGGCGGTTGCATGGCGGCGCGGACACCAAGATCGTCGAGCGCTTCGCCGATCTTACGAGGAGCGCAGCAGCAGGCGATTTCGACGACTGGGCCGCCGACCCCCAAGGCAGGTTGGCGCTTATCGTCATGCTCGACCAGTTCTCGCGCTCGCTGTGGGGCGGCACACCGCGCGCCTTTGCGCAGGATCCTGCCGCGCTGACGCTGGCGATAGAGGGGTTTTCCAACGGTCACTATGCGTCCCTAAGCACGCCATGGTTCAAGATCGTCTACAGCCAACCCCTTGGCCACTGCGAAGGCGCCGATCACCTCAACCGCATCGATCTGCTCATCAGGCTGCGCGAGGAAATCGCGAAGCAAGCGCCCGCTTCGCTTCAGCCGATCTACCAGTCGCTGGTGAAACAGGCCGGTGACGTGCGCAAGGTCGTCGCCGCGTTCGGCCACCATCCACACCGCAACCGAGTTCTGGGCCGGCAATCGACTCCACAAGAGGAGGCATACATTTCGGAGGGGGATTTCCCGCATGAGAGGGCGTTTCGAGGCTGACTTCCGACAGCTCGAGAACTGTTTTCGGTCGATCAAAGCCCCGTTGCAGCGGCTGTTCTCCGCAAGGCTTTAATCCAATCGTGGATATAGCGGCCTCAACCGGTTATTCACCGTCACAAGCTGCTGAAGGAGAAGCGGCTGTCGACGCTTCAACGACATCCTTCAGCAGGATCTTGAGCGGGCGAACACGGTCCTGGCCGGCATAGACGAGGCCCAATCCGCACGCGGTTCCTGAGGAGAGTTGGGTGCTGCTTGCGCCGGTGGCCCGCCCGGCGTGCTTGAGCGCGCGATGCCCGACGCATCCGCGCAACGGCTGACGCCGTCCTCCGCTTGCGCTTCGGCTCACCGATCGCTATTCGGAGCGCAAGGAAAGCGCCGAAGCGCTGATGGAGCGGGTGAATCTTTTGGCCGCTACCTGAT
This portion of the Chelatococcus sp. YT9 genome encodes:
- a CDS encoding DUF924 family protein encodes the protein MTARTAPWNDILDFWFPEGRSLEVDAEIHRKYWSWRLHGGADTKIVERFADLTRSAAAGDFDDWAADPQGRLALIVMLDQFSRSLWGGTPRAFAQDPAALTLAIEGFSNGHYASLSTPWFKIVYSQPLGHCEGADHLNRIDLLIRLREEIAKQAPASLQPIYQSLVKQAGDVRKVVAAFGHHPHRNRVLGRQSTPQEEAYISEGDFPHERAFRG